A stretch of Leptolyngbya sp. 'hensonii' DNA encodes these proteins:
- a CDS encoding chromate transporter, producing the protein MPEIKPAQENPEGQEPVAYAFLNRSQQQQRLAELAIVFLRLGAIAFGGPAAHIAMMNQEVVNHRQWMSREKLLDLLGITNLIPGPNSTELAIHIGYERAGWRGLLVAGSCFILPAMLIVWGLAMIYVHYQMLPGVGWLLYGIKPVMIAIVLQAVWNLGKKAVRDAPTIVAGVSAIAAYFAGLDEILALFMLGVVVMLVKQWQRRGSITGAFLLPVSGILAQAGSTTATVTSISGGSIFLFFLKVGCVLYGSGYVLLAFLQRELVDRNHWLTSQQLLDAIAIGQITPGPVFTTATFIGYLLAGNTGAIVATIGIFLPAFVLVGVVNPWVARLRQSPWASGFLDGVNAASLGLMAGVTCTLGRAALVDTLTIIMAIVSAIAVFRYNVNSVWLVLAGGAIGLARYGFVEILPYPQ; encoded by the coding sequence ATGCCTGAAATTAAACCGGCTCAAGAGAATCCGGAAGGACAGGAACCGGTTGCCTATGCCTTCCTGAATCGCAGTCAACAACAGCAGCGATTGGCAGAACTCGCGATCGTCTTTTTACGTCTGGGGGCGATCGCTTTTGGGGGACCAGCAGCCCATATTGCCATGATGAACCAGGAGGTCGTTAATCATCGACAGTGGATGAGCCGTGAGAAACTGCTGGATTTGCTGGGGATCACGAATTTGATTCCAGGCCCCAACTCGACAGAACTAGCCATTCACATTGGCTATGAACGGGCTGGATGGCGTGGGTTGCTGGTTGCAGGAAGCTGCTTTATTCTGCCTGCCATGCTCATCGTTTGGGGTTTGGCGATGATTTATGTGCACTACCAAATGCTTCCTGGGGTGGGGTGGCTGCTTTATGGCATTAAACCGGTGATGATTGCGATTGTGCTGCAAGCAGTCTGGAATCTGGGTAAAAAGGCCGTTCGGGATGCGCCAACGATTGTCGCTGGGGTGAGTGCGATCGCAGCCTATTTTGCTGGTTTAGATGAAATTCTGGCTCTTTTTATGTTGGGTGTTGTGGTCATGCTGGTTAAGCAGTGGCAGCGCAGGGGGTCAATCACGGGTGCTTTCCTGCTGCCCGTTTCAGGGATTCTGGCCCAGGCTGGCAGTACAACAGCAACCGTGACCTCTATCAGTGGGGGGAGTATTTTTCTCTTCTTTCTCAAGGTTGGGTGTGTGCTCTATGGTAGTGGATATGTGTTGCTGGCATTTCTGCAACGGGAACTGGTCGATCGCAATCATTGGCTAACCTCACAGCAACTTTTGGATGCCATCGCAATCGGGCAAATTACCCCAGGCCCTGTCTTTACAACAGCAACTTTTATTGGATATTTATTAGCAGGTAATACAGGTGCAATCGTTGCGACGATCGGTATTTTCTTGCCTGCTTTTGTACTGGTTGGAGTCGTTAATCCCTGGGTGGCCAGGTTGCGTCAATCTCCCTGGGCCAGTGGATTTCTGGATGGTGTGAATGCAGCCTCTCTGGGATTAATGGCAGGGGTGACCTGTACCCTGGGCCGAGCTGCCCTGGTGGATACTTTAACCATAATCATGGCAATTGTGAGTGCCATAGCTGTGTTTCGCTACAACGTCAATTCTGTCTGGTTAGTTCTGGCGGGTGGTGCGATCGGATTAGCCAGATATGGGTTCGTTGAGATCTTGCCCTATCCTCAGTAA
- a CDS encoding DUF2949 domain-containing protein, translating into MPIESQQSRLIEFLREELAISDAALSFVLEHPEQESYLPMILWQYGFVSLEQLEQIFEWKDSNLSIGKFCSSSHPSHPLNF; encoded by the coding sequence ATGCCGATCGAATCCCAACAATCCCGTCTTATCGAGTTTCTGAGGGAAGAACTGGCTATCTCAGATGCTGCGCTCTCCTTTGTCCTGGAGCATCCTGAACAGGAATCCTACTTACCCATGATTCTCTGGCAATATGGTTTTGTCTCCCTGGAACAGTTAGAGCAGATCTTTGAGTGGAAAGACAGTAACTTATCGATCGGAAAGTTCTGTTCCTCTTCCCATCCCTCCCATCCACTCAATTTTTAA
- a CDS encoding CHAT domain-containing tetratricopeptide repeat protein, whose translation MSLHPWGTTRHSAFLLSLMALLLGLSPALSSAVPIDQSHSASPLQLAQAQNPRKVEADRLFDQGIEQFNTSQFEAALRSWQQALNLYREIKDRWGEGAALGNLGIVYRNLGDYPRAIDYLQQRLVITWEIRDRQGEGQSLGNLGSVYFFLGDYPRAIDYQQQSLAIARELKDRLGEEQSLGNLGIAYSALGNYPKAIDYQQQRLAIARELKDRLGEEQSLGNLGIAYYSLGDYPRAIDYQQQSLAIARELKDRLGEEQSLGNLGNAYNALGNYPKAIDYQQQRLAIARELKDRLGEEQSLGNLGLAYLSLGNYREAIDYYQQSLAIARELKDRLGEGHSLGNLGIAYLFLGESSRAIDYQQQSLAIARELKDQLGEGHALSNLGLALFKSDKLAEAEQNLLASIQVYESLRQGLEDTQKVSIADTQRDPYNNLQRVLVAQNKVEFALEIAERGRARAFAELLTKRTQGQEALTIQPIQMAEIKQVTREQKATLVEYANIDNEQLFIWVVQPTGEVTFRQVDLKLLKQQQQTLGDLIFESRESIGIRDRSVAFQETISYNAPDRQDYPELKQLYQLLIQPIQDLLPQNPQQRVIFLPQGALFFVPFAALQAPDGSYLLEQHTIVTAPAIQVLQLTRQQRQRLAASRGPAVVVGNPTMPKVVLQVGEPPVRLPRLPGAEEEARAIAQILKTEPLTGDRATKDMVVQRMKQARIIHLATHGLLDEVKGLGIPGAIALAPTGNDSGLLTAEELLVLKLQAELVVLSACNTGRGYVTGDGVIGLSRSLITAGVPSVIVSLWKVPDTPTAVLMTRFYQNLDRGQDKATALRQAMLDTKQKYPDPKAWAAFTLMGESE comes from the coding sequence ATGTCTCTTCATCCTTGGGGTACAACCAGGCATTCTGCTTTCCTGCTGTCCCTGATGGCTTTACTTCTGGGCCTCAGCCCTGCCCTCTCCAGTGCAGTTCCAATAGACCAGAGTCACTCTGCATCACCGTTGCAACTGGCTCAAGCTCAGAACCCCCGCAAAGTTGAGGCAGATCGATTGTTCGACCAGGGAATTGAGCAATTCAACACCAGTCAGTTTGAAGCAGCGCTGCGATCGTGGCAGCAAGCCCTGAATCTGTATCGGGAGATCAAGGACCGCTGGGGTGAGGGAGCTGCCCTGGGCAACCTGGGGATTGTTTACAGGAACCTGGGAGACTACCCCAGGGCAATTGACTACCTGCAACAACGTTTAGTTATTACCTGGGAGATCAGGGATCGGCAGGGAGAAGGTCAATCCCTGGGCAATCTGGGTAGTGTCTACTTCTTCCTGGGGGACTACCCTAGGGCGATCGACTACCAGCAACAGAGTTTAGCCATCGCCAGGGAACTCAAAGACCGATTGGGGGAGGAACAATCCCTCGGCAATCTGGGCATTGCCTATAGCGCTCTGGGGAACTATCCTAAGGCGATCGACTACCAGCAACAGCGTTTAGCCATCGCCAGGGAACTCAAAGACCGATTGGGGGAGGAACAATCCCTCGGCAATCTGGGCATTGCCTATTATTCTCTGGGGGACTACCCCAGGGCGATCGACTACCAGCAACAGAGTTTAGCCATCGCCAGGGAACTCAAAGACCGATTGGGGGAGGAACAATCCCTCGGCAATCTGGGCAATGCCTATAACGCTTTGGGGAACTACCCTAAGGCGATCGACTACCAGCAACAGCGTTTAGCCATCGCCAGGGAACTCAAAGACCGGCTGGGGGAGGAACAATCCCTCGGCAATTTGGGACTTGCCTACCTGTCCCTGGGAAACTACCGCGAGGCGATTGACTACTATCAACAGAGTTTAGCCATCGCCAGGGAACTTAAAGACCGATTGGGGGAGGGGCATTCGCTGGGCAATCTGGGCATTGCCTACTTGTTCCTGGGAGAGTCCTCCAGGGCGATCGACTACCAGCAACAGAGTTTAGCCATCGCCAGGGAACTTAAAGACCAATTGGGGGAGGGGCATGCCCTGAGTAATCTCGGTTTAGCCCTATTCAAATCTGACAAGCTGGCTGAAGCAGAACAAAACCTGCTGGCCTCCATTCAGGTGTATGAATCCCTGCGCCAGGGGTTAGAAGATACTCAGAAGGTCTCCATTGCTGATACCCAGCGTGATCCCTACAACAATCTGCAACGAGTTCTGGTGGCTCAGAACAAAGTAGAATTTGCTCTAGAAATTGCTGAACGGGGACGGGCTAGAGCTTTCGCAGAGTTACTGACAAAACGCACCCAGGGGCAAGAAGCACTCACGATTCAGCCCATTCAGATGGCCGAGATCAAGCAGGTGACCAGGGAGCAAAAGGCAACGCTGGTAGAGTATGCCAATATCGATAATGAGCAACTCTTCATCTGGGTGGTCCAACCTACAGGCGAGGTGACCTTCCGCCAGGTGGACTTGAAACTTTTGAAACAACAGCAGCAGACCTTAGGTGACTTGATTTTCGAGAGTCGCGAGTCAATTGGCATCCGGGACCGTAGTGTTGCGTTTCAGGAAACGATCTCCTATAACGCCCCCGATCGTCAGGACTACCCGGAACTGAAACAACTCTACCAACTGCTGATTCAACCGATTCAGGACCTGCTACCCCAGAATCCACAACAGCGGGTCATCTTCCTGCCTCAGGGAGCCCTCTTCTTCGTTCCCTTTGCGGCATTGCAGGCTCCTGATGGTTCCTATCTCCTAGAGCAACATACGATCGTCACCGCTCCTGCCATTCAGGTGCTGCAATTGACGCGACAACAACGACAACGCCTGGCTGCATCTCGTGGTCCTGCCGTCGTTGTAGGCAATCCTACGATGCCAAAGGTGGTGTTACAGGTGGGAGAACCCCCCGTTCGCCTGCCCAGGCTACCAGGTGCGGAGGAGGAAGCCAGGGCGATCGCCCAGATACTGAAAACGGAACCACTGACGGGAGATCGGGCTACCAAGGATATGGTGGTTCAGCGGATGAAACAGGCCCGCATCATTCACCTGGCTACCCATGGCCTGCTGGATGAGGTGAAGGGGTTGGGGATTCCAGGGGCCATTGCCTTGGCTCCTACAGGCAATGATTCCGGGTTGTTGACGGCTGAGGAATTGCTGGTTCTGAAGTTGCAGGCAGAACTGGTGGTATTGAGTGCCTGCAATACAGGGCGAGGCTATGTGACAGGGGATGGGGTGATTGGGTTGTCTCGATCTCTGATCACAGCGGGCGTACCCAGTGTCATCGTATCCCTCTGGAAAGTGCCGGATACCCCGACGGCAGTGTTGATGACCCGGTTCTACCAGAATCTCGACCGGGGACAGGATAAAGCAACTGCACTCAGACAGGCAATGCTGGACACAAAACAGAAATACCCGGACCCCAAAGCCTGGGCCGCCTTCACCCTGATGGGAGAATCGGAATAG